From Erwinia pyri, a single genomic window includes:
- a CDS encoding aldolase, giving the protein MNETQLRQDLVRYARSMYERGYSSGGAGNISLKLPDGNVLATPTNSSFGDLDPTTLSKVTMDGELLDGQKASKEILMHLAIYRQRPKCGGIVHLHSPWLTALSCMSGLNYENALPPITPYYVMRVGKLPVVRYIRPGSPLIAEEVEKLAAEHNSILLANHGPIISGKDIREAVFNAEELEETAKLYFMLKPFGMTTLTDENVEELNSLFNMK; this is encoded by the coding sequence ATGAATGAGACACAACTACGGCAGGATTTAGTGCGGTACGCTCGCTCAATGTATGAACGCGGTTACAGCAGCGGTGGCGCCGGTAATATCAGCCTGAAACTGCCTGATGGTAATGTACTGGCAACCCCTACTAACTCCAGTTTTGGCGATTTGGATCCGACCACCCTGAGCAAGGTGACCATGGATGGCGAACTTCTCGATGGGCAAAAGGCATCGAAAGAGATCCTTATGCACCTTGCCATCTACCGCCAGCGTCCGAAGTGTGGCGGTATTGTTCATCTGCATTCCCCCTGGCTGACGGCCCTCTCATGCATGTCAGGTCTCAATTATGAGAATGCGCTGCCACCAATAACGCCCTACTACGTTATGCGTGTCGGGAAGTTGCCGGTAGTACGCTATATTCGCCCTGGTTCGCCGCTCATTGCTGAGGAAGTGGAAAAACTGGCAGCTGAACACAATTCTATTCTGCTGGCAAATCATGGGCCAATTATTTCAGGTAAAGACATCCGTGAAGCGGTGTTTAATGCCGAAGAGCTTGAAGAGACGGCAAAGCTTTATTTCATGCTCAAACCTTTTGGCATGACAACCTTAACTGATGAAAATGTCGAAGAGTTAAACTCGCTGTTTAACATGAAATAA
- the otnK gene encoding 3-oxo-tetronate kinase — translation MTKLGVIADDFTGATDIASFMVNAGWRVVLFNGVPAQTFEAVNIDAIVIALKSRSIPVKDAVSQSLAASNWLKAQGCERQLFKYCSTFDSTAQGNIGPVTDALMENLGTRMTLVCPAVPDNGRTIVHGHLFVKGELLNESGMQHHPVTPMTHSSLKKLMEAQSVGLCGNISLDTVKNHPEQIADRIAESNAKYMIFDVLDNSDLLTVARATSPFPLVTGAAGLGYAIATIDVQQQPLPRSPMKIEAEGFSVVLSGSCSSMTNQQVDFYQQRASALALNVEKIIHDEGYIQSVVSWVCAHAKEALAPLVYATQPPQIIEIIQKNYGSEFVSEKIECFFSTLAQKLNEAGFNKFIVAGGETSGAVVQGLNINGMVIGDAVAPGVPWTQVLDEKKWVILKSGNFGNSDFFLKAQEHFHE, via the coding sequence ATGACAAAGTTAGGCGTTATCGCTGATGACTTTACCGGCGCAACCGATATAGCCAGTTTTATGGTCAATGCAGGCTGGAGAGTGGTGCTGTTTAACGGCGTCCCTGCGCAGACATTTGAGGCAGTAAATATTGATGCCATTGTTATTGCGCTGAAGAGCCGTTCCATTCCTGTGAAAGATGCCGTAAGCCAGTCGCTTGCTGCCTCCAACTGGCTGAAAGCACAAGGTTGTGAACGCCAGCTTTTCAAATATTGTTCGACATTTGATTCTACCGCACAGGGCAATATCGGACCGGTAACGGATGCGCTTATGGAAAACCTTGGAACGCGCATGACGCTGGTCTGCCCGGCAGTGCCGGATAACGGCCGGACCATTGTTCACGGCCACCTTTTTGTAAAAGGAGAATTACTAAACGAAAGTGGTATGCAACACCATCCGGTCACGCCCATGACCCACTCTTCACTGAAAAAACTTATGGAGGCGCAGTCCGTAGGTTTATGCGGCAATATTTCTCTTGATACCGTCAAAAATCACCCTGAGCAGATAGCTGACCGGATAGCGGAGAGTAATGCGAAATATATGATTTTTGATGTGCTGGACAATAGTGACCTGCTAACCGTGGCCCGGGCAACATCACCATTTCCGCTGGTAACAGGCGCTGCGGGACTGGGATACGCTATCGCCACAATTGATGTGCAGCAGCAGCCTCTTCCCCGCAGCCCGATGAAAATAGAAGCAGAAGGTTTTAGCGTAGTGCTTTCCGGCAGCTGCTCCTCAATGACTAATCAGCAGGTTGATTTTTACCAGCAACGCGCTTCCGCGCTGGCGTTAAACGTAGAAAAAATCATCCATGATGAGGGTTATATTCAGTCGGTAGTCAGTTGGGTATGCGCTCATGCAAAAGAAGCGTTAGCCCCGCTGGTATACGCCACGCAGCCACCACAAATCATCGAAATCATTCAGAAGAATTACGGTTCGGAATTTGTGAGTGAAAAAATTGAATGTTTCTTCTCCACGCTTGCCCAGAAATTAAACGAAGCGGGTTTCAACAAGTTTATTGTCGCCGGCGGTGAAACCTCAGGCGCGGTTGTTCAGGGGCTGAATATTAATGGCATGGTGATAGGCGATGCCGTCGCTCCAGGCGTGCCGTGGACGCAAGTTCTGGATGAGAAAAAATGGGTGATCCTTAAATCGGGTAACTTTGGTAACAGCGACTTTTTCCTGAAAGCACAGGAGCATTTTCATGAATGA
- a CDS encoding isocitrate/isopropylmalate dehydrogenase family protein produces MRILVLPCDGIGPEITSAAVTVLNSLDKTFNLGFEFDYEDVGFKSLELHGTTLRQESLDKAKTYDGIILGTQSHADYPAPEKGGRNVSAGFRIGLDLYANVRPARTRPFLTSNMKEGKTMDLVIMREATEGFYPDRNMSRGWGEVMPSPDMALSTRKITRHCSERIARKAFELAMQRKKKVTAIHKANSFHMTDGLFLEAVRDVAKEFPEVQLDDLLVDASTAHLVRNPERFDVLVATNFYGDIISDLASELSGSLGLAGSIMASDTHCCAQAQHGSAPDIQNQDKANPVSMILSVAMMLAWYAEKHNQPAFLKAAEEINRAVDEVLENPETRTPDLGGNCGTKAFSEKVAAAIRA; encoded by the coding sequence ATGCGTATTTTGGTTCTGCCTTGTGACGGTATTGGTCCTGAAATCACCTCAGCTGCGGTAACCGTACTGAATTCATTAGATAAAACTTTCAACCTGGGTTTTGAATTTGACTATGAAGACGTTGGCTTTAAAAGCCTTGAGCTGCATGGCACCACGCTGCGTCAGGAATCTTTAGATAAAGCGAAAACGTATGACGGGATCATCCTGGGTACGCAGTCGCATGCAGATTACCCCGCGCCTGAGAAAGGTGGACGTAACGTTTCTGCAGGTTTCCGTATCGGTCTTGATCTTTATGCTAACGTCCGTCCTGCGCGCACCCGTCCGTTCCTGACTTCTAACATGAAGGAAGGTAAGACAATGGACCTGGTGATCATGCGTGAAGCCACTGAAGGGTTTTACCCGGACCGCAACATGTCGCGCGGCTGGGGTGAAGTGATGCCGAGCCCGGACATGGCGCTCTCCACCCGCAAAATCACCCGCCACTGTTCAGAGCGCATTGCACGCAAAGCGTTTGAACTGGCCATGCAGCGTAAAAAGAAAGTTACCGCAATTCATAAAGCCAACAGCTTCCATATGACCGACGGTCTCTTCCTGGAAGCCGTACGTGACGTGGCGAAAGAGTTCCCGGAAGTCCAGCTTGATGACCTGCTGGTTGATGCTTCCACCGCGCACCTGGTGCGTAATCCGGAACGCTTTGATGTACTGGTTGCCACTAACTTCTACGGTGACATCATCAGCGATCTGGCCAGTGAACTGTCAGGCAGTCTGGGGCTGGCTGGTTCGATTATGGCCAGCGATACGCATTGCTGTGCTCAGGCGCAACACGGTTCGGCACCGGATATTCAGAATCAGGACAAGGCCAATCCGGTTTCAATGATTCTCTCAGTTGCGATGATGCTGGCATGGTATGCGGAGAAGCATAACCAGCCTGCTTTCCTGAAGGCAGCAGAAGAGATCAACCGTGCGGTAGATGAAGTTCTGGAAAACCCTGAAACCCGCACACCCGATCTGGGCGGCAACTGCGGTACGAAAGCATTTTCCGAAAAAGTTGCAGCGGCAATTCGCGCTTAA
- a CDS encoding arylsulfatase has protein sequence MSQRIVLIHATPLAVGPINDTFARQWPEANISNLLDDSLSGDRGKVTALTPNLYQRIDSLVDYAVSIDAAAILFTCSALGEAIDASAEIHALPILKPNEAMFEAALEKGKDIVMLATFAPAVPSMEAEFHELAMAEGSSAKLTTVVVEGARDALSAGNVVLHNQLVVEAARQHQHADAIVLAHFSMEVAYEEIKAAVTCPVLSSPQAAVEKLKRLMNSF, from the coding sequence ATGAGTCAACGCATTGTATTAATTCACGCTACGCCACTGGCAGTTGGCCCTATTAATGACACTTTCGCACGTCAGTGGCCCGAAGCGAATATCAGTAATCTGCTGGATGACTCGTTAAGCGGCGATCGCGGCAAAGTTACCGCACTCACACCCAATTTATATCAGCGTATAGATTCTTTGGTAGATTATGCGGTCAGTATTGATGCCGCTGCTATTTTGTTTACCTGCTCGGCACTCGGAGAAGCCATTGATGCCAGTGCTGAAATCCATGCTCTGCCCATTCTGAAACCCAATGAGGCTATGTTTGAAGCGGCACTGGAGAAGGGCAAAGATATTGTCATGTTAGCGACTTTCGCACCTGCCGTTCCCAGTATGGAAGCGGAGTTTCATGAACTCGCCATGGCCGAAGGGTCAAGCGCAAAACTGACCACTGTAGTGGTTGAAGGCGCGCGTGACGCATTAAGCGCGGGCAATGTTGTCTTACATAATCAGCTTGTTGTTGAAGCTGCTCGCCAGCATCAACATGCTGACGCGATTGTGTTAGCGCACTTCTCTATGGAGGTGGCTTATGAAGAGATCAAGGCAGCAGTCACTTGTCCGGTTTTAAGTAGCCCTCAGGCTGCAGTTGAGAAATTGAAACGCTTAATGAATTCATTCTGA
- a CDS encoding amidohydrolase family protein, with product MNSQYLLARVKYSHISSLPDIVLPENSCDCHHHIFDRRFPYSPDDQRNLPDATVDDYLQFKNYLGFKRHVVVQPSSYGTDNRCMLEALRRFGNAARGEAVITDDVKDAELDALGQAGVTGIRFNFGAGSTTTPEMLLPLAHRVAERGWHIQIHATAERLCALRPILLQVPGNLVIDHFFRLPQPQPMLHPAWRLAWELIERGQCWVKLSALYHQSAHEDVSDMSALIKSFLQEATERVLWGSDWPHPNLISANKKMPDDALILSNIYHWAGNEQVRHKLFVANPAELYRFNQSIAR from the coding sequence GTGAACAGTCAATATTTACTGGCAAGAGTGAAATACAGCCATATTTCATCTTTACCTGATATCGTTTTGCCGGAAAATAGCTGTGACTGTCATCATCATATATTTGACAGAAGATTTCCTTATTCACCTGACGATCAGCGTAATTTACCGGATGCCACCGTCGATGATTATTTGCAGTTTAAAAATTATCTCGGTTTTAAGCGTCATGTAGTGGTTCAGCCTTCCTCTTATGGTACGGATAACCGCTGTATGCTGGAAGCGCTGCGGCGCTTTGGCAATGCTGCCCGGGGAGAAGCTGTAATCACGGATGACGTTAAGGATGCAGAACTGGATGCTTTAGGCCAGGCGGGCGTGACTGGCATACGTTTTAACTTTGGTGCTGGTAGTACAACCACACCTGAAATGCTCTTACCTCTGGCACATCGTGTGGCTGAGAGAGGGTGGCATATCCAGATCCATGCCACTGCAGAACGTCTTTGCGCCCTGCGTCCGATTCTGCTTCAGGTGCCCGGCAATCTGGTTATCGACCACTTTTTCCGTCTGCCTCAACCGCAACCTATGCTGCACCCGGCCTGGCGTCTGGCCTGGGAACTGATTGAAAGGGGGCAGTGTTGGGTAAAACTTTCCGCTCTTTATCATCAGTCGGCGCATGAGGATGTGTCCGATATGTCAGCCTTAATAAAAAGTTTTCTACAAGAAGCCACAGAACGCGTGTTATGGGGCAGCGACTGGCCGCACCCAAATTTAATAAGCGCAAATAAAAAAATGCCAGATGATGCATTGATTCTTTCAAATATTTACCACTGGGCAGGAAATGAACAGGTTCGGCACAAGTTATTTGTGGCAAACCCGGCTGAACTTTACCGATTTAATCAATCGATTGCCAGATAA
- a CDS encoding MFS transporter: MITLNSTVRKNRPTHYRYMILLMVFLSIALNHGDRATFSIAGTDMVKSAGLDIVALGYLLSTFTWAYVLGQYPGGWLLDRFGSKKVLVIGVFSWSFFVFLVGFSTSFENVWVTRVMIFGFIFMMGLIEAPTLPANSRFLAAWFPARERGKASGFTTAAQYFALVVFLPLMGWFSYHFGWESVFWLMGGIGILISLIMSRVLADTPKVHPLVNNAELEYIQSGGGLTNLKATKKGDTSNKGYTKKLLTSRLALGVYMGQFFFTVLSYFFLTWFPVYLVHDRGMTILKAGFVASLPALCGCAGALLGGVLSDYMLQRGFSLSAARKTPIVIGMLLAVSMVICNYVDSAWIVVAIMSLAFFGKGFGAMGWCVVSDFSPKEAIGLSGGLFNMIGNISGIFTPIIIAYIIKDTGSFNGALIFVGVCAFLNLCCYLFVAGKIQRLNFAPHPQDNNDPITEEPHASHR; encoded by the coding sequence ATGATTACTCTTAATTCAACTGTACGAAAAAATCGACCTACGCATTATCGTTATATGATTCTGCTGATGGTTTTTCTTAGTATCGCCCTGAATCATGGCGACCGTGCGACGTTCTCGATTGCGGGAACGGATATGGTAAAATCAGCAGGACTTGATATTGTCGCGTTGGGCTATTTACTCTCAACATTTACCTGGGCATATGTGCTCGGACAGTATCCTGGCGGCTGGTTACTCGATCGTTTTGGCTCCAAAAAAGTGTTGGTCATCGGTGTCTTTTCATGGTCATTTTTTGTTTTCCTGGTGGGGTTCAGTACCTCATTTGAAAACGTATGGGTGACACGCGTAATGATTTTCGGCTTTATCTTTATGATGGGCCTTATCGAAGCGCCTACCCTGCCAGCTAACTCACGTTTTCTGGCGGCATGGTTTCCAGCGCGTGAACGCGGCAAGGCGTCGGGCTTTACAACCGCCGCGCAATATTTTGCGCTGGTTGTTTTTCTTCCTCTGATGGGCTGGTTTTCTTATCATTTCGGCTGGGAATCGGTGTTCTGGTTAATGGGCGGCATTGGCATACTTATCTCCCTGATCATGAGCCGCGTTCTGGCTGATACGCCTAAAGTGCATCCGCTGGTGAATAATGCCGAGCTGGAATATATCCAGTCCGGGGGCGGCCTGACCAACCTGAAAGCGACCAAAAAAGGCGATACCAGCAACAAAGGCTATACGAAAAAGCTGCTTACCAGCCGACTCGCGCTGGGTGTTTACATGGGACAGTTTTTCTTTACCGTACTTTCTTACTTTTTCCTGACGTGGTTCCCGGTATATCTGGTCCACGATCGCGGTATGACGATCCTGAAAGCAGGTTTTGTCGCATCGCTTCCTGCACTTTGTGGCTGTGCGGGTGCGTTACTGGGCGGTGTATTATCCGATTATATGCTGCAGCGTGGATTTAGCCTCTCGGCAGCGCGTAAAACACCTATCGTTATCGGCATGTTACTGGCGGTTAGCATGGTCATCTGCAACTATGTCGATTCGGCCTGGATTGTGGTGGCAATTATGTCGCTGGCCTTCTTCGGCAAAGGTTTTGGTGCCATGGGGTGGTGCGTCGTCTCAGACTTCTCCCCGAAAGAAGCTATCGGACTGAGCGGGGGATTATTTAATATGATCGGTAATATCTCAGGAATTTTCACACCGATTATTATTGCCTATATTATTAAGGATACCGGTTCCTTTAACGGCGCACTCATCTTTGTGGGCGTCTGCGCTTTCCTGAACCTCTGCTGTTATCTGTTTGTGGCGGGTAAAATACAAAGGCTGAACTTTGCACCCCATCCACAGGATAATAATGACCCCATTACGGAGGAGCCCCATGCCAGCCATCGCTGA
- a CDS encoding transporter substrate-binding domain-containing protein: MPAIAENELRFAINLGNAVLAKSLPDGRPGGITVEIACKLATALGSTARFVTYPAAGKVVNDAQNNRWDIAFLAVDPLREEVLRFTQPYITIQGTVLVKAESEWQSVEQMDKANVVINVGKGAAYDLHLTRQLQHASLNRLSSSQEAIDAFLRGEGDMAAGIRQPLERAASLNRAYRVLPDNFGAINQAICVPRQHADLYEKISELLTRWQQDGTVQTIIDQQLSE; encoded by the coding sequence ATGCCAGCCATCGCTGAAAATGAATTACGCTTTGCTATTAATCTTGGAAATGCTGTGCTGGCGAAAAGCCTTCCCGACGGGAGGCCAGGTGGTATTACTGTTGAAATTGCCTGTAAGCTGGCTACTGCGCTGGGATCTACCGCCCGGTTTGTCACCTATCCTGCCGCGGGAAAAGTGGTAAATGATGCGCAAAATAATCGCTGGGATATTGCTTTTCTCGCTGTTGATCCCTTACGTGAAGAGGTGCTGCGGTTCACGCAACCTTATATTACCATTCAGGGCACTGTGCTGGTGAAAGCAGAGAGCGAATGGCAAAGTGTTGAGCAAATGGATAAAGCTAATGTGGTAATCAACGTGGGCAAGGGCGCAGCGTACGATCTGCATCTTACGCGTCAGTTACAGCACGCCAGCCTGAACCGGCTCAGTTCGTCGCAGGAGGCTATTGATGCTTTTCTCAGAGGAGAAGGCGATATGGCTGCCGGCATCCGCCAGCCTCTTGAGCGCGCCGCCAGTCTGAACCGGGCATATCGTGTGCTGCCGGACAATTTTGGCGCTATTAATCAGGCGATTTGTGTCCCGCGTCAGCACGCTGATTTATATGAAAAAATTAGCGAATTACTCACACGCTGGCAGCAAGATGGCACTGTTCAAACCATTATTGACCAGCAGCTGTCAGAATAA
- a CDS encoding aconitate hydratase produces the protein MTSSSVLKRTILVIDQRPYHFLDLTQLISLEQLQTLPFCLRILLENVALRSPQTLPKFLDMLNGEAMPGEVEFYPDRLMFHDTTCLPALADFAAMRDLTAELGGDPRTINPHIPAVLTIDHSVIVESYATPDALEENLQFDFRRNAERYRFIRWAEQSLDNFRVIPPGTGIIHLMNLEAVAEVVTADERESVALLHSDCMIATDSHTPMINALGILGWGVGGLEGQAALLGEPVTLLYPDVIGISVSGRLAQDVSDSDLALHITRLLREKGVVGKFVEFTGPSLHTMPVESRATIANMAPEYGATVVFFPFDERSADYLHMTGRTTEKQEIIKTYMKQQHLWRSANSPQPKFTQLIELDLDTIEPCMAGPYNPHQQIPLSFAAESFKKSLPETVQAETWSHNVYPEVIHQGAVAIAAITSCTTTANPWLVVQAALFARNAAQHGLRPKPWVKTSFSPGSRAVTDYLSESGLLAELEKVGFDVTGYGCMTCIGSSGALKPAMEELVNEGLQAVCVLSGNRNFPRRVNPGLGHGYLTSPALVIAWALAGHISHDLLHQALGFDAQQQPILMRDLMPAREEVDRWVKRVMKRDHYLKRRDIIWQGTPHWQKIAAPGSVHYPWEASSTYLRRPGYLERLPRDPAAPLALNGARPFLWFGDDITTDHISPAGAIPALSPAGKWLIDRHENPQDLNLYSTRRSNHEVMVRGAFTNKALVNRLLPEAKRGGGGFAWDADHQQILPACEAAQSWLARGTPLVVFAGERYGAGSSRDWAAKAQALMGVKAVVANSFERIHRSNLIGMGILPLHFLKGDAARLPELDGRETLDFDGLTSLAPGNTPVTLRISRDGVLLGELELIAVIDSQQELRYLRHGGILPYVIQQALKG, from the coding sequence ATGACATCGTCCTCAGTTCTGAAACGCACTATCCTGGTCATTGATCAGCGCCCCTATCATTTTCTCGACCTGACCCAACTGATATCTCTGGAGCAACTGCAAACACTGCCTTTTTGTTTACGCATTCTGCTGGAGAATGTCGCGTTGCGTTCACCACAGACGTTGCCAAAATTCCTTGACATGCTCAACGGTGAGGCGATGCCGGGAGAGGTTGAATTTTATCCCGACCGGTTAATGTTCCACGATACGACCTGTCTGCCTGCCCTGGCGGACTTCGCAGCGATGCGTGATTTAACCGCTGAGCTGGGAGGCGATCCACGCACTATCAACCCGCATATTCCGGCTGTGTTAACCATCGATCACTCCGTGATCGTTGAAAGCTATGCTACGCCAGACGCACTGGAAGAAAATCTACAGTTTGATTTTCGGCGTAATGCGGAGCGCTATCGCTTCATTCGCTGGGCTGAACAGAGCCTGGATAACTTTCGCGTCATTCCACCCGGAACCGGTATTATTCACCTGATGAATCTTGAAGCGGTTGCAGAGGTAGTAACCGCTGACGAGCGTGAGAGCGTGGCTCTGCTGCACTCAGATTGCATGATCGCAACCGACAGCCATACGCCTATGATTAACGCGTTAGGCATACTCGGATGGGGAGTAGGAGGGCTGGAAGGCCAGGCTGCGCTGCTTGGAGAGCCTGTCACGCTACTTTATCCTGATGTGATTGGGATTTCAGTTTCAGGCAGGTTGGCGCAGGATGTCAGCGACAGCGATCTTGCTCTACATATCACCCGCCTGCTTCGTGAGAAAGGGGTAGTAGGAAAGTTTGTGGAGTTTACCGGACCTTCACTGCACACCATGCCTGTGGAATCGCGAGCCACCATTGCTAATATGGCGCCCGAATATGGGGCGACGGTAGTATTTTTTCCTTTTGATGAACGCAGCGCTGATTATCTGCATATGACCGGGCGCACGACCGAAAAGCAGGAAATCATTAAGACCTACATGAAGCAGCAGCATTTGTGGCGCAGCGCGAATTCACCTCAACCGAAATTTACTCAGCTGATAGAACTGGATCTCGATACCATCGAGCCATGCATGGCCGGTCCTTATAATCCGCATCAACAAATTCCCCTGAGCTTTGCTGCAGAGAGCTTTAAAAAGAGCCTGCCTGAAACGGTGCAGGCAGAGACCTGGTCCCATAACGTTTATCCCGAAGTGATTCATCAAGGTGCGGTGGCTATCGCGGCTATTACCAGCTGTACGACCACGGCAAATCCCTGGCTCGTTGTTCAGGCAGCATTGTTTGCCCGTAATGCGGCGCAGCATGGATTACGACCTAAACCGTGGGTAAAAACCTCCTTCTCTCCCGGTTCTCGTGCGGTGACGGATTACCTTAGTGAGTCAGGGCTGCTGGCTGAACTTGAAAAAGTCGGTTTCGACGTTACCGGTTATGGCTGCATGACCTGCATCGGCAGTTCGGGGGCGCTAAAGCCCGCGATGGAAGAACTGGTTAATGAGGGGTTGCAGGCAGTGTGCGTGCTTTCCGGCAACCGCAACTTCCCACGTCGCGTCAATCCAGGCCTGGGCCATGGTTATCTCACCTCGCCCGCGCTGGTGATTGCCTGGGCGCTGGCAGGCCATATTTCTCATGATCTGCTTCATCAGGCGCTGGGCTTTGATGCCCAACAGCAGCCCATTCTGATGCGTGACCTGATGCCTGCGCGGGAAGAGGTGGATCGCTGGGTGAAGCGTGTCATGAAACGTGACCATTATCTAAAGCGCCGTGACATTATCTGGCAGGGCACGCCTCACTGGCAAAAGATTGCTGCTCCTGGGAGTGTCCACTATCCCTGGGAGGCAAGCTCAACCTATCTGCGCCGGCCTGGCTATCTTGAGCGCCTGCCACGCGATCCTGCCGCACCCTTAGCGCTGAACGGTGCGCGCCCGTTTTTGTGGTTTGGCGATGATATCACCACCGATCATATTTCACCGGCAGGTGCGATACCTGCCTTAAGTCCGGCTGGAAAATGGCTTATCGATCGCCATGAAAATCCGCAGGATCTGAACCTCTATTCTACGCGACGAAGTAACCATGAAGTGATGGTACGTGGCGCTTTTACCAACAAAGCGCTGGTCAATCGTTTACTGCCAGAAGCAAAGCGGGGCGGTGGTGGTTTTGCCTGGGATGCCGATCATCAACAGATCCTGCCAGCCTGTGAGGCTGCGCAAAGCTGGCTGGCGCGCGGTACGCCCCTGGTTGTTTTTGCCGGAGAGCGTTATGGTGCAGGTTCAAGCCGCGACTGGGCAGCTAAAGCACAGGCATTAATGGGCGTAAAGGCAGTAGTGGCGAACAGCTTCGAGCGTATTCATCGTAGCAATCTTATAGGTATGGGTATTTTACCTTTGCACTTTCTGAAGGGTGATGCCGCGCGTCTTCCTGAGCTGGATGGGCGTGAAACGCTTGATTTCGATGGCCTTACTTCTCTGGCACCCGGTAATACTCCGGTAACGCTGCGCATCAGCCGTGATGGCGTGCTTCTGGGTGAACTTGAGCTGATAGCGGTGATAGACTCGCAGCAGGAACTGCGTTACCTGCGCCATGGTGGCATTCTACCTTATGTTATTCAGCAGGCACTCAAGGGATAA
- a CDS encoding LysR family transcriptional regulator: MRYDLVSLSIFVVVAEEQNLTHAARRKHTAVSAVSKRIAELEQQVGTQLMLRLPRGIELTPAGHSLLYHARQIFRNLEQMEEELSDYAAGVRGHIRIFTISAALMQYLPRAVSQFLTNYPQTDIDIEEHTGVGVVQGLLEGHADVGFFSSWTPVSGIEVWPWQHDQLSVLLGPGHPLEKRSSLKMEDIVDEKIIGPHRDSAVSHIIDREARKLGKTLNIGLRISSFVSMAELVSQQLGIAILPVNEIAPASLHRGVRIIPLAEPWAKRELLIGVKDFKLASPSVKTLIESLTPAHRRCAQEEGTGVVSLR; encoded by the coding sequence ATGCGATACGATCTGGTTTCACTGTCGATTTTTGTCGTTGTCGCCGAGGAGCAGAACCTCACGCATGCCGCGCGACGCAAGCATACAGCCGTGTCGGCAGTCAGCAAACGTATTGCCGAACTTGAGCAGCAGGTGGGTACCCAGCTGATGCTACGTCTGCCGCGAGGGATTGAACTGACGCCTGCAGGACATTCCCTGCTTTACCATGCAAGACAGATTTTCCGTAATCTGGAGCAAATGGAAGAGGAGTTAAGCGATTACGCGGCAGGGGTACGCGGACATATTCGTATTTTTACTATATCAGCTGCTCTGATGCAGTACCTGCCGCGTGCTGTCAGTCAGTTTCTCACTAACTATCCGCAGACTGATATCGATATTGAAGAACATACTGGCGTCGGCGTGGTACAGGGTCTGCTTGAGGGGCACGCCGACGTTGGATTTTTTTCCAGTTGGACGCCCGTTTCCGGAATTGAAGTGTGGCCCTGGCAGCATGACCAGCTCTCCGTTTTACTCGGCCCCGGCCATCCTCTGGAAAAACGCAGCTCGCTGAAAATGGAAGATATCGTTGATGAAAAAATAATTGGCCCACATCGTGACAGCGCGGTGAGCCATATTATCGATCGCGAGGCGCGTAAGCTGGGTAAAACGCTGAATATCGGTCTGCGCATCAGCAGCTTTGTCTCAATGGCGGAACTGGTGAGTCAGCAACTTGGCATCGCCATATTACCGGTCAATGAGATTGCTCCCGCTTCCCTGCACCGTGGCGTTCGCATAATCCCGCTGGCCGAGCCCTGGGCGAAAAGGGAATTACTGATTGGCGTGAAGGATTTTAAGCTTGCCTCGCCATCAGTAAAAACCCTGATTGAAAGCCTGACGCCTGCCCACAGGCGTTGCGCGCAGGAAGAAGGCACCGGCGTCGTTAGCCTGCGCTAG